The Hahella sp. HNIBRBA332 genome window below encodes:
- a CDS encoding methyl-accepting chemotaxis protein: MTLKRTLWLAGVAVIAIFAVIVVVLVVQNRSTVSNQEQMERLTEVVRVMGNLDMRREGVRGATYNYAYGMETSNQALQEEARKDYANFETAIRRNVQTVQNTQVSQKISDAMEAAVPSIDAFLSAANQVMQSRDIGTLHASTPVFAREFNELEARTMAMKELLKSERDRILQGNRQEISTTFAAVLGIVIVGLVIIGVGFWRFGHNLLATLGEEPAVLESAAVAISAGDMDAQMTQAGGVYGKLREMRDELKERIDRDRQQLVVTTRLKQAIETTTTALMVADEGFNIVYANPAVKRVLKNAEAQIKKKLPNFNADKLEGVCIDSFHRDPSHQHRLLRGLRQPYDASLQLGDAYFDLTAGAIRNESDEILGFVVEWRDMTSQVNTEREVQRIVECARKGELNAKVELEGKQGFFLSLGEGLNALVEVMDDVLGDVSDVMEALAEGDLQERMREDHEGRFAALAEAVNGSMVRLDNIITQLIQSSDSVKASNQEISTGNNQLSERTEKQSSSLEETASSIEELSSNVSNTADNARQADQLSNLTRNTATEGGEVTQRAVTSMREINEASRKIAEIIGVIDDIAFQTNLLALNASVEAARAGEQGRGFAVVATEVRNLAQRSATSAKEIKDLIEDSVKKVQAGSSLVDESGQKLEEIIGNVKKVADLISDIAAATEEQSSGLDQVNQAVMELDEITQQNAALAEETASSAESSLESVEQMAQLMSFFKVREEAGRAPVKASKPKLASVSESAPRKSVKPAGKPKTEGGEEDWEVF, encoded by the coding sequence ATGACGTTAAAGCGCACTTTATGGCTTGCAGGCGTAGCGGTTATCGCTATTTTCGCTGTCATTGTGGTGGTTCTGGTAGTACAGAACCGTTCCACGGTTTCTAACCAAGAGCAAATGGAAAGGCTGACGGAAGTGGTCCGGGTGATGGGCAACCTGGACATGCGAAGGGAAGGCGTGCGCGGCGCCACCTACAATTACGCCTATGGCATGGAAACCTCCAATCAGGCATTGCAGGAAGAGGCGCGCAAGGATTACGCGAATTTTGAAACGGCGATTCGCAGAAATGTGCAGACGGTGCAAAACACCCAGGTGTCGCAGAAAATCTCCGACGCCATGGAAGCTGCGGTTCCCAGCATCGACGCCTTTCTCTCCGCCGCCAACCAAGTGATGCAGAGTCGGGATATAGGGACTTTGCATGCCAGTACGCCGGTATTCGCCCGCGAGTTTAATGAGTTGGAAGCTCGCACGATGGCGATGAAAGAGCTATTGAAGTCTGAGCGCGACCGTATTCTGCAGGGCAATCGCCAGGAAATCAGCACTACGTTCGCCGCGGTGTTGGGCATTGTCATCGTTGGCCTGGTCATCATCGGCGTCGGTTTTTGGCGCTTCGGGCACAATCTGCTGGCGACTCTGGGCGAGGAGCCGGCTGTGCTGGAGAGCGCCGCCGTCGCCATCAGCGCTGGGGATATGGACGCGCAGATGACGCAGGCGGGCGGGGTTTATGGCAAATTGCGGGAGATGCGCGATGAGTTGAAAGAGCGCATTGATCGGGATCGTCAGCAGTTAGTTGTCACCACGCGGCTTAAACAGGCCATAGAAACCACTACCACAGCTCTAATGGTGGCGGACGAAGGCTTCAACATCGTTTACGCCAACCCCGCCGTGAAAAGGGTGCTGAAGAATGCCGAGGCGCAAATCAAAAAGAAGCTGCCTAACTTCAACGCCGATAAGCTGGAAGGCGTTTGCATAGACAGTTTCCACCGTGATCCTTCCCATCAACATCGCTTGCTCAGGGGGCTGCGCCAACCCTATGACGCCAGTTTGCAACTGGGCGACGCCTATTTTGACCTGACAGCTGGCGCTATCCGCAACGAGTCCGATGAGATTTTAGGCTTTGTGGTGGAGTGGCGTGATATGACATCACAAGTGAACACAGAAAGAGAGGTTCAACGCATCGTGGAGTGCGCGCGCAAAGGCGAATTGAATGCGAAGGTAGAGTTGGAGGGCAAACAAGGCTTTTTCCTGTCATTGGGCGAGGGCCTGAACGCTCTGGTGGAAGTGATGGATGACGTTCTCGGCGACGTTAGCGATGTGATGGAAGCCTTGGCGGAGGGCGATCTTCAGGAGCGCATGCGGGAAGACCATGAAGGACGCTTTGCTGCATTGGCGGAGGCGGTCAACGGCAGTATGGTGCGCCTGGATAATATCATCACCCAATTGATTCAGAGCAGTGATTCCGTGAAGGCGTCCAACCAGGAGATCTCCACCGGCAACAACCAGCTCTCAGAAAGGACGGAAAAGCAAAGCTCCAGTCTGGAGGAGACCGCCTCCAGCATTGAAGAATTGTCCAGTAACGTCAGCAACACAGCGGACAATGCGCGTCAGGCGGATCAATTGTCGAACCTTACCCGCAACACCGCGACGGAAGGCGGCGAAGTCACTCAGCGTGCGGTGACGTCGATGCGGGAAATCAATGAGGCCAGCCGTAAGATCGCCGAGATTATCGGTGTGATCGACGACATCGCTTTCCAGACCAATCTGCTCGCCCTCAACGCATCGGTAGAGGCGGCGCGCGCCGGCGAACAGGGACGGGGGTTCGCGGTAGTGGCGACGGAAGTGCGTAATCTGGCGCAGCGTAGCGCCACTTCGGCGAAAGAAATTAAAGATCTGATCGAAGATAGCGTGAAGAAAGTTCAAGCCGGCTCCAGCCTGGTTGACGAGTCGGGACAGAAGTTGGAAGAAATTATCGGCAATGTGAAAAAAGTGGCGGATTTAATCTCTGATATCGCAGCGGCGACGGAAGAGCAAAGCTCCGGTTTGGATCAAGTGAATCAGGCGGTAATGGAGCTGGACGAAATCACCCAGCAAAACGCCGCCCTGGCTGAAGAAACCGCGTCTTCGGCGGAATCCTCTCTGGAAAGCGTGGAGCAAATGGCGCAGTTGATGTCTTTTTTCAAAGTGCGTGAAGAGGCGGGGCGCGCCCCGGTGAAAGCGTCCAAACCCAAGCTGGCGTCTGTGTCTGAGTCGGCGCCGCGAAAGTCGGTCAAGCCTGCCGGCAAGCCGAAAACGGAGGGTGGAGAGGAAGACTGGGAGGTGTTCTAA
- a CDS encoding chemotaxis protein CheW — protein sequence MQMQVKQSFEEEQDAEHQAEQEDEYLTFSLADEEYAAPIMLVKEIRAWEPVTRVPYAEPWECGLINVRGSIVPIIDLRKRIGLTKLEYNKHTVVVMFAFDAGGRERVRGAVIDALNDVVRFPSRKIQPSPELRKRKATQFAQGVVEYDGRMIVMLDLIRALGMDVEKSA from the coding sequence ATGCAGATGCAGGTTAAGCAATCATTTGAAGAAGAGCAGGATGCGGAGCATCAGGCGGAACAGGAAGATGAATATCTGACGTTTAGCCTGGCGGACGAAGAGTACGCCGCGCCGATCATGCTGGTGAAAGAAATACGCGCCTGGGAGCCGGTGACGCGGGTGCCTTACGCGGAACCCTGGGAATGCGGCCTGATCAACGTGCGCGGCTCCATCGTGCCGATCATCGATCTACGCAAACGCATCGGACTGACCAAGCTGGAATACAACAAACACACCGTTGTGGTGATGTTCGCCTTTGACGCCGGAGGGCGGGAGCGAGTGCGCGGCGCCGTCATCGACGCGCTCAACGACGTAGTGCGCTTTCCCTCCCGTAAAATCCAGCCCTCGCCGGAATTACGCAAACGCAAAGCGACGCAGTTCGCCCAAGGCGTTGTCGAGTATGACGGCCGCATGATCGTGATGTTGGATTTGATCCGGGCGTTGGGAATGGACGTCGAGAAAAGCGCGTAA
- a CDS encoding chemotaxis protein CheA — MSMDLSRFHDVFFEESFEAVNTIEASLLEVDLDAPDPEAINNIFRAAHSIKGGSATFGFSQVAAYTHVMENLLDEVRAGKRRLTQPIVDVLLESVDALRLLLSSAKASEDIPEEEFAQHKSKLEAISKDQSSLTASSPPASNSTAAPVAEADNANDGVSGWRVVFTPHKEMMQRGNDPLRLAREIASLAEGDAEIECDISTLPDWEHFEPLNSYLGWTVRLRQPVEKAAIDDAFAWVEDECDMAIVPIPKAQLTPTQPVEKKHAEPAPPAAEPAQAAEKSATLAAKQTKPAVVTESQSIRVDLDKVDALINMVGELVITQSMLNMLSEDEALQGMEKLLQGLTQLKRQTRALQEGVMQIRMLPISFCFNRFPRMVRDLSRQLGKDIELMLSGENTEVDKTVIEKITDPLVHLVRNSVDHGIENPADRVAKGKPEHGSVYLRAYHQVGNIVIEVEDDGKGLDPQVLLSKAKRKGLVAGDAILSEAQIFELIFLPGFSTKEEASDLSGRGVGMDVVKRNVQSLGGSIQVESELHRRTRFTIRLPLTLAIMDGQLISLGEELYVIPLVTIIESLQPDPSMINRVAGTHETIKLRGAYLPVLRLSEALDAARNESGHPKPLTEGIIVIVEHESRRFGLFVDELLSQQQIVIKSLEENYRLIPGVSAATILGDGRVALILDVGGLSQLQKDSEVSYADAG, encoded by the coding sequence ATGAGCATGGACCTCTCTCGCTTTCACGATGTCTTTTTTGAAGAAAGCTTTGAAGCCGTCAACACTATAGAGGCGAGCCTCTTGGAAGTGGATCTTGACGCGCCTGATCCTGAAGCGATCAACAATATTTTCCGCGCCGCCCACTCTATCAAGGGAGGGAGCGCCACCTTCGGATTTTCCCAGGTGGCGGCCTACACCCATGTAATGGAAAACCTGCTTGACGAAGTTCGCGCCGGCAAACGCCGCTTGACCCAACCCATTGTGGACGTGCTGCTGGAGTCCGTGGATGCGCTGCGCCTGTTGTTGTCCTCCGCCAAAGCCAGCGAGGATATTCCCGAAGAAGAATTCGCCCAGCATAAATCCAAGCTGGAAGCTATTTCCAAAGATCAATCGTCGTTGACGGCGTCGAGCCCGCCGGCCTCCAACAGTACGGCGGCTCCCGTTGCCGAAGCGGATAACGCGAATGATGGCGTCAGCGGTTGGCGTGTGGTGTTTACGCCGCACAAGGAAATGATGCAACGGGGCAACGACCCTCTGCGTCTGGCGAGAGAAATTGCGTCCCTGGCGGAAGGCGACGCAGAGATCGAATGCGACATCAGCACACTGCCGGACTGGGAACATTTCGAACCGCTGAACAGTTACCTGGGTTGGACTGTGAGGCTGCGTCAACCGGTGGAGAAAGCCGCCATCGACGACGCTTTCGCCTGGGTTGAAGACGAATGCGATATGGCTATCGTTCCCATTCCCAAGGCGCAACTGACGCCGACGCAACCCGTGGAGAAAAAGCACGCGGAGCCCGCGCCGCCCGCCGCCGAACCGGCGCAAGCAGCGGAGAAAAGCGCAACCCTCGCCGCCAAACAAACCAAGCCTGCGGTGGTGACGGAAAGCCAATCCATCCGCGTTGACCTGGACAAGGTGGACGCGCTGATCAATATGGTGGGCGAATTGGTGATCACCCAATCCATGTTGAACATGCTGAGTGAAGATGAAGCGTTGCAGGGTATGGAGAAGCTGTTGCAGGGGCTTACCCAGTTGAAGCGCCAGACCCGGGCGTTGCAGGAAGGCGTCATGCAGATCCGCATGCTGCCGATTTCCTTTTGCTTCAATCGCTTTCCACGCATGGTGCGGGACCTGAGTCGACAGCTCGGCAAAGACATTGAACTAATGCTCAGCGGGGAAAACACAGAGGTCGACAAGACCGTCATTGAAAAGATTACTGATCCTCTGGTGCATCTGGTGCGCAACAGCGTTGACCATGGCATTGAAAACCCGGCGGATCGCGTCGCCAAGGGCAAGCCCGAACATGGCTCTGTGTACCTGCGCGCTTACCATCAGGTCGGTAATATCGTGATTGAAGTGGAAGACGACGGTAAGGGACTGGATCCACAGGTACTGTTGTCCAAAGCCAAGCGCAAGGGGCTGGTCGCCGGAGACGCTATCCTCAGTGAAGCGCAGATTTTCGAACTGATTTTCCTACCGGGTTTCTCCACCAAGGAAGAGGCCAGCGATTTGTCCGGCCGCGGCGTTGGTATGGATGTAGTGAAGCGTAACGTGCAAAGCCTCGGCGGCAGTATTCAGGTGGAATCGGAACTGCATCGACGCACCCGCTTCACCATCCGGTTGCCGTTGACGCTCGCTATCATGGACGGCCAGCTCATTTCGCTAGGGGAAGAGCTTTACGTGATTCCCTTGGTCACCATCATTGAGTCCCTGCAGCCGGATCCTTCCATGATCAATCGGGTGGCGGGAACCCATGAGACCATTAAACTGCGCGGCGCTTATCTGCCGGTTTTGAGGTTGTCGGAAGCGCTGGACGCAGCTCGAAACGAAAGCGGCCATCCAAAGCCGCTTACGGAAGGCATTATTGTGATCGTTGAGCATGAAAGCCGACGTTTTGGCTTGTTTGTGGATGAGCTGCTCAGCCAGCAGCAAATCGTCATCAAATCCCTCGAAGAGAATTACCGTCTGATCCCTGGCGTATCGGCGGCCACCATTCTCGGAGACGGCAGGGTCGCGCTGATTCTGGATGTCGGCGGCCTGTCGCAACTGCAAAAAGATTCGGAAGTCAGTTATGCAGATGCAGGTTAA
- a CDS encoding response regulator yields the protein MAKILAVDDSASMRQMVTFTLKGAGYQVDEAANGQEALSKAKSGKYDLVITDVNMPVMDGISLIKNLRAEGAYKFTPLLMLTTESGADKKAEGKAAGATGWIVKPFNPDQLVATVKKVLG from the coding sequence ATGGCAAAGATACTCGCAGTGGATGATTCCGCCTCCATGCGCCAGATGGTGACGTTCACACTCAAGGGAGCCGGGTACCAGGTGGATGAAGCCGCCAACGGCCAGGAAGCGTTGAGTAAAGCGAAGTCCGGCAAATATGATCTGGTGATCACCGACGTCAATATGCCTGTCATGGACGGCATCTCCCTGATCAAAAACCTTCGTGCGGAAGGGGCCTACAAATTCACCCCGTTGTTAATGCTGACCACAGAGTCCGGCGCGGACAAAAAAGCGGAAGGTAAAGCGGCGGGCGCGACCGGGTGGATCGTCAAACCCTTCAACCCGGATCAACTGGTCGCCACGGTAAAAAAAGTCTTGGGATAA
- a CDS encoding MBL fold metallo-hydrolase, whose product MHSEALWQGKRHKWIICGRDTGKPQKIIDTNQYMVRTDRRLLILEPGGIELFSAMLACALDWAPIHEITDLFASHQDPDIISSLGLWDQALPKARLHAPWLWEGFIRHFGMSHIEYVALPDEGGVLELDGVNLQLIPAHYMHSSGNFNVYDPELKILMSGDIGASLEPGQPPLFVENFKEHTRYMELFHKRWMPSNTAKNDWVSRVRRLDIKYMAPQHGRIFKGDDVGRFLDWLEQLEVGSALRTANR is encoded by the coding sequence ATGCATTCCGAAGCGCTATGGCAGGGCAAACGTCATAAATGGATTATTTGCGGCCGAGACACAGGCAAACCTCAAAAAATCATCGACACGAATCAATACATGGTGCGCACCGACCGCCGCTTGCTGATATTGGAGCCTGGCGGCATTGAGCTGTTTTCCGCCATGCTGGCGTGCGCGCTGGACTGGGCGCCGATCCATGAGATTACCGATCTGTTCGCCTCCCATCAGGACCCCGACATCATTTCTTCGCTGGGGCTCTGGGATCAGGCGCTACCCAAGGCGCGCCTGCATGCGCCCTGGCTATGGGAAGGATTCATCCGCCATTTCGGCATGAGCCACATCGAATACGTCGCCCTGCCGGATGAAGGCGGCGTGCTTGAGCTGGACGGCGTTAATCTGCAGCTGATTCCCGCCCATTACATGCACTCTTCCGGCAATTTCAACGTCTACGATCCTGAACTCAAGATTTTGATGAGCGGCGACATCGGAGCCTCCCTGGAGCCGGGACAACCGCCACTGTTCGTGGAGAACTTCAAGGAGCACACCCGCTATATGGAGCTGTTCCACAAGCGCTGGATGCCTTCCAATACCGCCAAAAATGATTGGGTCAGCCGGGTGCGGCGTCTGGATATCAAATATATGGCGCCGCAACACGGACGCATTTTCAAAGGCGACGACGTGGGACGCTTTCTGGACTGGCTGGAACAGCTGGAAGTCGGCTCCGCGTTGCGCACCGCTAACCGTTGA